From the Musa acuminata AAA Group cultivar baxijiao chromosome BXJ1-2, Cavendish_Baxijiao_AAA, whole genome shotgun sequence genome, one window contains:
- the LOC135612160 gene encoding extensin-like: MANQFPTGRSWLLRLASLARMEPPPPPPQAQPAPTPRASPFAGIPLLPTQAPPPPTQPQETPRRLPPPATEVSKPATRPPTPPQSPEVVKVSSPTPPQPPMAGSTQPSPTVETLTASLKPIVTIRSPTPPRSPEVIETSSPTPPPSPKSNTTQPSATPTPHPEPEPKLTFERDNGIKNDGTRTSSNGAGEPPKNNHSSNHYGSSKHAEPAAAKEEEENETRAVTIAGHNLGAHMDLGSSYSYHSRKQQLHDDNMEGKAQTEEGETTKAAIKQKPSITRVNSNVQTVNNSLLVDSSCIFGSPGVHINLSTQKSQPPLHLDQEQGVDPAPAK, encoded by the coding sequence ATGGCGAACCAGTTTCCGACCGGCCGCTCGTGGTTGCTCCGTCTCGCCTCGCTGGCCAGGATGGAGCCACCGCCACCACCGCCGCAGGCTCAGCCGGCACCGACTCCTCGAGCTTCGCCGTTTGCTGGGATACCTCTGCTGCCGACGCAAGCTCCACCGCCTCCAACTCAGCCTCAGGAAACACCACGTCGTCTACCACCTCCTGCTACAGAGGTCTCAAAACCAGCGACTCGCCCCCCAACTCCTCCCCAGTCCCCGGAAGTCGTCAaagtttcctccccaacgccaccacAGCCCCCCATGGCCGGCTCAACTCAGCCTTCTCCTACTGTGGAAACCCTAACGGCGTCCCTGAAGCCCATAGTGACGATCCGCTCCCCAACTCCTCCTCGATCTCCCGAGGTCATCGAGACCTCCTCCCCAACACCGCCCCCCTCCCCCAAGAGCAACACCACACAGCCTTCCGCCACTCCGACGCCACATCCGGAACCTGAACCCAAGCTCACGTTCGAGCGAGACAACGGTATCAAGAACGACGGCACAAGAACTTCCAGCAATGGCGCAGGGGAACCACCCAAGAACAACCACAGTAGCAATCACTACGGCTCCTCCAAGCACGCGGAGCCCGCAGCtgcaaaggaggaggaggagaacgagACGAGGGCCGTCACCATCGCAGGGCACAACCTCGGAGCTCACATGGATCTCGGCTCCTCCTACTCCTATCACAGCAGAAAGCAGCAGCTCCATGACGACAACATGGAGGGTAAAGCACAGACTGAAGAAGGCGAGACGACAAAGGCAGCGATCAAGCAGAAACCATCGATCACACGGGTGAACAGCAACGTGCAGACTGTAAACAACTCGTTGCTCGTCGATTCCTCCTGCATCTTCGGGAGCCCCGGCGTGCACATCAACCTCAGCACCCAAAAGAGCCAACCACCACTACACTTGGATCAAGAACAAGGAGTTGACCCTGCACCTGCCAAGTGA
- the LOC135613575 gene encoding nudix hydrolase 12, mitochondrial-like has protein sequence MSSPLLARQGRHLQRYENQLRLVAGCIPYKINGNSSSQSGDLMNRVEVLMISSPGRHDLIFPKGGWEKDETACEAACREALEEAGVRGIIKGVELGHWVFRSKSRQGTGSLEGACKGYMFALEVTEELDYWPEQSIHGRMWVALPQAFQLCRYEWMREALCLFRNRLLPLPELPEPSNFSMVMPAPAEPAIALC, from the exons ATGTCTTCGCCTCTGCTAGCTCGGCAGGGTCGACATCTGCAGCGGTATGAGAACCAGCTTCGGCTTGTCGCAGG ATGCATTCCTTACAAGATAAATGGGAACTCCAGCAGTCAATCTGGTGATCTGATGAACAGAGTGGAAGTCCTCATGATCAGTTCACCAGGTCGACATGACCTCATCTTCCCAAAG GGTGGTTGGGAGAAAGATGAAACTGCGTGTGAAGCGGCATGCCGAGAAGCTTTGGAGGAAGCAGGTGTGAGGggaatcatcaaa GGAGTTGAGCTGGGTCATTGGGTGTTCAGAAGTAAGAGCAGACAAGGCACTGGCAGCCTGGAAGGAGCTTGCAAAGGCTATATGTTTGCATTGGAGGTCACAGAGGAACTCGACTACTGGCCCGAGCAGAGTATACATGGCAGGATGTGG GTCGCTTTGCCACAAGCATTTCAACTCTGTCGATACGAATGGATGCGTGAAGCCCTTTGCTTGTTCAGGAACCGCCTACTGCCTCTTCCTGAGCTACCCGAGCCATCAAACTTCTCAATGGTGATGCCTGCTCCGGCTGAGCCAGCCATAGCCTTATGCTGA
- the LOC103976773 gene encoding uncharacterized protein LOC103976773: protein MASISKLSSPAFTAVSSPPLRSEPKLSVDFRRRSGPVRSPIAPLRLSIQRDRSGRSALVVKSSLQDGNGVPSKRTTLHDLYEQQGQSPWYDNLCRPVTDLLPLIASGVRGVTSNPTIFQKAISSSSAYDEQFRQLVTAGKDIESAYWELVVKDIQDACKLFEPIYDQTDGADGYVSVEVSPRLANDTNGTVEAAKYLHKVVDRPNVYIKIPATAECVPSVKQVISLGISVNVTLIFSLPRYEAVIDAYLDGLESSGLSDLSKVTSVASFFVSRVDTLVDKMLEKIGTPEALDLRGKAAVAQATLAYKLYQKKFSGPRWEALVKKGAKKQRLLWASTSVKNPAYPDTLYVDPLIGPDTVSTMPDQALEAFMDHGVVSRTIDSNISEAEGIYSALEKLGIDWDEVGAQLEAEGVESFKKSFDSLLVSLKQKGDSLKALSL, encoded by the exons ATGGCATCGATCTCGAAGCTCTCCAGCCCCGCCTTCACCGCGGTCTCATCTCCTCCTCTCCGATCCGAGCCGAAGCTCTCCGTCGACTTCCGCAGACGCAGCGGCCCGGTTCGGAGCCCGATCGCTCCCCTCCGCCTCTCGATTCAACGAGATCGCTCCGGGAGGAGCGCGTTGGT TGTGAAGTCTTCACTGCAAGATGGAAATGGTGTCCCATCAAAGAGGACAACCCTCCACGATCTCTATGAGCAACAAGGACAGTCTCCATGGTATGACAATCTCTGCCGGCCTGTGACAGATTTGCTGCCGCTGATTGCCAGTGGTGTAAGGGGTGTTACCAGCAATCCCACG ATTTTTCAGAAAGCTATATCATCGTCTAGTGCCTATGATGAGCAATTCAG GCAGCTGGTAACTGCAGGAAAGGACATAGAAAGTGCTTACTGGGAACTTGTTGTGAAGGACATTCAAGATGCTTGCAAACTTTTTGAACCCATTtatgatcaaacagatggtgctgacGGTTATGTATCTGTTGAAGTGTCTCCTAGACTTGCGAACGATACCAATGGCACAGTTGAAGCTGCCAAATATTTGCACAAAGTGGTTGATCGCCCGAATGTGTATATAAAGATCCCAGCTACAGCAGAATGTGTTCCATCCGTCAAACAAGTTATTTCACTTGGTATAAGCGTTAATGTGACG TTGATCTTCTCACTCCCTAGATATGAAGCTGTGATCGATGCTTATTTGGATGGTCTCGAGTCTTCTGGGCTCAGTGACCTTTCTAAGGTGACCAGTGTGGCTTCCTTCTTTGTCAGTCGTGTTGACACTCTCGTTGATAAAATGCTAGAAAAGATTGGGACGCCTGAAGCTCTTGATCTCCGAGGAAAG GCAGCTGTAGCTCAAGCAACTCTAGCTTATAAGCTGTATCAAAAGAAATTTTCTGGTCCACGTTGGGAGGCTTTGGTAAAGAAGGGTGCCAAAAAGCAGAGGTTATTATGGGCCTCGACCAGTGTTAAGAATCCTGCATATCCTGACACTCTTTACGTCGATCCTCTTATTGGACCTGACACG GTTTCGACCATGCCCGACCAGGCTCTTGAAGCCTTTATGGATCACGGTGTCGTCTCGAGGACCATTGATTCAAACATCTCGGAGGCTGAGGGAATTTACAGTGCACTAGAGAAGTTGGGGATTGACTGGGACGAAGTTGGGGCACAGCTTGAGGCCGAGGGTGTGGAGTCATTCAAGAAGAGTTTCGACAGTTTGCTGGTTAGCCTGAAACAGAAGGGTGATTCTCTCAAGGCCCTCAGTCTGTAG